tcaaccgTTGCCCCTTTAGCTGTACATTTTGACTCCTCTAGTTTAGAAATTTCTGGTGAACAAATTGTCAATTCACAAAATGGAAACTTATTGAGAACTTTTTCTTCTGGCTTTATCGGCATAAATCATGTGTTAATTAGATAACAAGaatacaaaacattaaaaagctTGAGCTTTTCAGTTGTGGATGAGATAGTGGCACTGCAAATTGATCTCAACCAGCACAAATATGATACCATAAATTGATTATTTGCATTTAACCAATTTGTGATCTTCATGGATATCAAGGATAATTTGATCATTAAGATGAAGTATATCTTGCATAAAATCACTTTATAATGCACATATGAATTGTTGAGTCTCCTTTTCTCCTTGTAGAACTCAGGAGGAGGATCTCCAAGACTCACCAGACTGAAACATATCTAAACCAGGTGAGTCACATTCTTCCTGTGATCATATTGGTGCACAAATAAAGGTTATGGAGGATCCTACAGTCCTTCTACAGAGTTATATGCTTTATCTGGTTCTTATTAAACTCTTTTCACCAACCCAGCCAGTTTGTAATCAATTTTGTGTTAATTTTGGAATTTTGTAGGCTGCAGCTTCAAAAGGAGTTCAATTTGAACGAGAGATTCTTGAGACAGAGTACTTGTTcctaattgataaaattcaaagattGGAAGACAAGGTTAGCTGTCATGTTTCAACATAAAGTAACATTTCCAAGTTGTCAACTTGCTCTGTATTTGTGACATCTATAAGTTAATCAACTTCTTGTTGTccctctgtttttgtttttgttttttttttaaatactcttgtgttttttaaattcctGAAGCTTATCATATTTAAGTGCCAACTTTCAGTCTGTATTCCTGATTTGCATTTcgtttgaaaataatttgccCAGAACTTGTGTGCATGTaattaagaaatagaaaaattattagagATTATCCTTTTGCATCAGTGCAAAGCTTAATTAAACATGGAAGATCCTGAGCTTGATGCTCTTGCATTCACTCTGATATTTGGTAACAAATGTTTAGCAGTAAAACCTCATTGTTAATTATTAAGGTCTCAATTTTGTATCCTAACCTCATTTTTCGATGCTGCAAgacaattttgatctttatcCATACAATCAGTTCCCAATAGCTAAGCTACAGAAATGATGATCATAATTTACTTATATGGCTGTGGacttttttgatatattatatctCAAGCaattttttggatgattttctGTGGTATGCTGGCATGTCCAGCTGATACATTCCCATGCCAGGTTACTTACCTGCATAAGTTTTACATGTCTATTTCAGGCAAAGAAGCTAGAAGCAGATATTGAGATGACAAGAAAGGAGATGGAGGATCCGACAGAAGTAGAAATTGAGCTCAAGAGAAGGCTTGGTCAGTTAACTGACCATTTGATTCAGAAACAAGCCCAGGTTTGTCTTTCAATTTCAAGTCAATTGTAGTGGCTGGGTCTGCAGTTTTTTGTCAATTCTAGTAACTGGGATGTGcagtttttctcttcttttggtCTCCCAATTGAGTCATTTTATCCAAGGATTTCTAAtattgatgttttgaaataagaaTTTTAGACTTCGATTCTTTCTCATACAGCTACCGAGCTTTGTAATTTAGTTATTCAGGGCATTATTTCTTAGTCATGAACTCGTCAATTTCTAAAAGATCAATGTGAGCTGCCTTATAAAATAAGATTGGAGCTCTTCCAgacatttttatttcatcttatgATCTAATTAGACAGTCATTCTCTGAAACTACGAgtagaattcaagaaaaaagagtTGATTGTGTGGGAATACTTTAGGAAGTGTATGGCGGCATCATGTTCTGACTTCTGACAAATAGAACAACTTTTCTGTTGTTTACATAGATTAggcagaattttttttttttgtaaatgataTACTGTTTGAAAGGACTTACTGGTTGCCAATTCATTCATCTTCAACTAGTTCTTGGTTGAAACTTCCACAAGTAGCATTGACCCTATAGCAATGTATTGGTTATTCTATTCAAAAGTCTTGAGTTAATAACTTCACTTCTCTCTGCCATGATCTATTGAGTTGTTTTGAGTCAACAAGTGAAAGACAGCCACGTCCTTTTGAGTTGTCAAGTGTCAATTTCAACTATGTATTCTCAGTTCTGCGTGAAGACAAAATTTTGACATTGATTATTCATCCAGGTTGAAGCGCTCTCCTCGGAGAAGGCCACCATAGCTTTCCGAATTGAGGTATGTTTACAACTTGGAATGATTGGCAGTACTACCggcaacaggaaaaaaaaatctaatggatTTTTGTGATTCGCTATTTATGCTGCCATGCACTTTCAGGCTGTTTCAAGGTTGCTAGACGAAAATAAGTCGGTGATGAATTCAAGTAATTTGGAATCAGGAAAATGGGCAATTTCCGACTCAAAGTTGAGGCCAATGTTTGAGGACAAAATCCGCGCTGGAAGGAAACACTTGGGATCATTGGTTCAGCAGTTAGACGCTATTTTCCTTGCTGGTGTTGTGTTTCTAAGGAGAAATCCAACAGCAAAATTGTGGTGTCTGGTCTATCTTTTATGCCTTCACGTTTGGGTCATTTACATTCTTATGGCACCCTCCCAATCATCAAATGAGGGCAGATCTGGTGCTGTTTTTTCGCTGGAAAATCTCAACAATACTGCAGGGGTGTGATTGTTTgtggtgtgtgtatatatattatatattttcctcAGCTTTTTTGAGAGGTCTTGTATTACCCAGTGTTAAAAGCACTACATTGCTAGGGATGTAATGATTCATGTATAAACAAGAAAAGCAATAAATATATCAACGCaaaattcctttttattttttttattttaattattgaaagaaaCATGAAAACCTCGAAAAATCCACAGCTCTTAAGAAATAAGGTTGATTTGCAGAGTTCATGATTGCATGGAGCAAATGAAGATGCTAATAAAAGAAATCTCATTGCAGCTAAAAACAAAGAGATGTAAAgaactaatatattttaataaataaagcgAATCTACATGAGAGAGGCCTATTCTTTTGGAAATTGTTGTGGAAGGGCTCCCCAATTTACACGCCAATGTATACCctactaatttaaaataaaacgaGACATCGATTATTGTATAGGTCGTGATGTGCCAAGAAATATAATacctattatataattataaaaaattgttattaatccatatagttttttttatatatacaaatgcttttttcttattttattttaatttttttagataaaattggGAAATTTAAAGATCTCTTCGAGGGCGACACTTTTATCAAGTAATGAAATCCTTCGATCACTACCTGAAATTGTCATGCACTGCTTcttaaccttttcttttgggTATAATTTCAAGGGAACGCAATTCAATTTGTGtttccaaaaaattcaatttttttttttgttaaaattaaatgtgatttgtactttttaaattattttaatgtgttaatatcaaaaattatttttaaaaaataaaaaaatatcattggcatgtatttcggcacgaaaagttatttaaaaagcaaccgttactacactgtcaaacacgctcttaaaCAACTGCGGTTAAATGactgtttcatcatttttaaaatgtttttaaatcattttcatgtattcatataaatatttaatttaatatatatatatatatatatatatatatatatatatatatatatatattcgagtaaaaatacactttaaaacaCAACTTTTACCGCacatgcaataaaaataaaaaaataataataaaaagggcATTAGCAAACATAAATATAAGAAATCAGCATTGATTGTGGGAAGGAAACTCAGTGGACAGAACAGTAGAGGTGGAGACATGTTTCAGGCAGGAGAGAAAATCAACCGACAGCTAGTAATAGAAAGAACATGGCGTCTATGTAGCTTAAACAGCTATAACTATTCCTAGTACATTAAAGTTACCAAGACAGGGCAGATTCCCTGTTGAACTTCTAGCCAATCTTCGATCCATCGCTGCCTCCACCTTGTCTTGTTCTATTCCTTGCATATACGGAGATTGCTTTAGAAACATTGCAAATTTGAACGGAATAATGTCTACTTGCAAAATAAGTTTTAAGGTGCAATGGCATCAAAAACTTGAAGCATCACCACAATATTATCAACCTAACAATGTCTACTTTCACTCAACAAGCACTACACATCTAACAAcgtgatttttttctctttcaggcAAAAACACAAGTATTTTACAAGAGTTGAATGAACTTATTTTGATAGCAAGCAGGGGATTTTTGAAGCAGAAGCAGAGAAGCATATAGCTTACGATGGAGCGAGGTAGATCACAATCAgaccaacaaaataaatattcccGGTCCATCTCCAATATATATGCAGTGCAAGTGTAGTCATTGTTTTACCAGATCAAATCCACATGCAGAAATCTTAGTTCAGTTCATTTGCTTCTCAACATCGACtatatttgcttttaaaaaaaaaggatcaacaTGAAATGGAAATGGTTCCAAggtaagtaaaagaaaggaggCCAAAGAAAAATGGAAGACAAGTCTCCGTCCAACAGAATGAAAAGAAGTAACAGTCagacaaagacaacaatagtaGGCAACAGAGACAATGGTTGAAATGGAAGTACAAAGGAGCAAATTTTATCTCCCAGCAGTTTCACACGTTCAATTCTACATGCATTCCTATCATAACATGTTGGAATTACTTCTTGGAAAATGCACATCACAATTCATGAACAACCCATTAATAGAAAGGTGGATTTGTCGATTACATGCCAGaacagaaataaaaacaaaagaaaaattatattggtGTCTCACCATGTTGACCCCTCTTCTGGAAAATTACGACTGTAGAGAGGAAATTCAAAGAGGAAAACAGATTTGAACCATGACGGTATGCTCCTGTACACTGCTTGGGGCAGTGGAATTAGAGGGCTGAAACAGGAGTTCAGTCAGCTAGTTTATCCTCCAGATTAGTTGAAAACAAAAACTGGCACTAAGAGAAAACAAACTTAACCTGGTTGTCCTTTTATATGCCCTGTATGCAGCCACGTTGCCAAATTTCTTGTCAGCAGATTGCTGTTCACATAGTTGTGGATAGTAAGCattttaaaatgtcaaaatgAAGTTTCAGCAATAACATTTGAGGCAGGAAGAGCAAACCTCAAGCAATGGTATGCCACTGACAAAAAGAAGCAACAATGTGAGAAAGATTGGCCCAAGGACCACCAGCCACTCAGCACCTTCCAGTACAGGTGCAGAAGCCACAAAAATACCCCACCAAAGGAGAATCTGAGCATGACATTCAATAAGGTTTGGCTTGTCATGACGAAATAAGATCAAAGCAGATCAAGTAAATCTTTGGAGTATGTGAAACTTATGAGACACCTGTTCCAGGAAAAACTCAGCTGAAACAACTTCAGGTTACTTACTACTCacaaaattacaaagttaataATTCATGAGGTGCAATTTTTTGCGAGCCATGAGCACAATAATAGTGAAGGCTCGTATTTGTGATATGTTTCTTGTTTATCCAAATCGAACAACCAGCACATTTAATAAAGCCAATAGAGGTATTGACTGAAAACTATGAGGTTTAAGTTGAATATTTAATCACATTCAGGTACTTGCCAAGGTAGTGAAGTTGAATATGAAGGGCATGCACTGAAACAGTGAAGTTTGCACTCACAAACTGTAACCATTAGAACAAAGAGCATATTTTTCTAAAGTTGTCACAGGAGCAGCACCGCTTGATTTCAACAAGCATTAAAAAAGCATCACGCTGCTCTGCTTTCTAAATTACCCAACATTGGTGAGAAAAATGCAGGACAAACCTCGCCAAAATAGTTTGGGTGACGAGATATATTCCATAATCCAACATTGCACCATTTCCCTCTGTTTTCTGGAGCATTCTTGAATGTCAGTTTTTGTTGATCAGCTGTAGCTTCAACTGAAACACCAACAGACCACATAATCCAGCCAATTATGTCTGCAGCCTGAACGGAAGGATCCCTGTCAATTCCATTAACCACTGTTACAGGTAAACTCACAGTCCACACCCAGACAGCCTGCAGTGAATAATAAGAGGATAGAAACGAATGATTCACCTCTCAAACATCAAACCATACCCGACAAGAATTGAGACAtgaatatcatttatttaaaaagaagatgaagaatccTCAAAAACCTGAAATATCCAGAAAACAGCTAATTTCCCCAAGTTACTACGCATTTCATCAAAACGTCTATCCTCCCCCCACTGCAGAATCCTGTTCACAACATTACACAAATACAGTCAATCAATTTCAATATACTATTATCCAGTATCTCATGAAGCTAGTAAAGGCAACCACGTAATGTCTGAGTGGCAAATTGATTAGGGATTTTAGTATCAAGCAAACCTCATCTCATCTCATGCAACTCAAAACTTCTGAACTGAAATAATAGTATGTCGTAGAATTGCTTATAGAATTTAAAAGCACTTCCGTAGAATATCATGTCATTAGTACCTCAGTAACAGGAACAGTCCCAGGCGAAGACCCCAAGATACTACAAGGAAACTTAAGACTACCTGAAATACAGAgcagaaaaatcataaatgtggAAGGTTACACGCTAAAAAACACAGGGCAGGATCAGAGTAAATATTAAGTAGCAAGCAATTGAATTTACAGTAGCAATGCAAACAATATTTTCCCAGAAGAAATTGCAGAAGGAAAGAAAGCTAGAGGTTTACAAACAGGAATGTGGAATCCATGTAGCTAATCACTTCAAATCAATCAGCCTATCAAATTCCTGTATTATATCATACAAGATGTGCTAAATAAAATAGGTGACTCCTTATACCTTGCTAAACTCGCATCACTAGGAGTCTTGTTAAAGCAATTCTCAGCATACATGTCTGTACATGCGTGTAATCGAAGGACAACAAGATTTTTAGTAAAGTTGAAAGGAAGAAggatataaacaataaaatcccATTGAACAAGACGTGGATAAAGGGTTATATAATGCTCTGCTAATCACATCATCAACTGAGTTTAGGATTATCAAAGACTCCAGCCGAGTCTTGGGGCATAATAACAATTTCATCAGTCAAAGAGTAATACAAcagtgttaaaataatattataagctCAGGAGGAGAGACATTTACCTGTCTGAAATGCCATGTCCCTTTCAAAACCAGAGTCAACACAGCTAGTATAATAAAATTTGTGCTTCCTGATATAAGGAACCAGAATCAATTTCCACAAATATTACAAAAGTTGccaacaacaaattaaatcaacaaagttGATGATATCAATTTATTCATCAATTCCTTCCAGCAAATTCTCAAGGAAAGTTGGGAAATTAAAGTCTAGAAAAGTAACAATACCGGCAAAGTCAGTGACTTTATCAAACTTCAGAAGGGCAGTGATAACGAAAAACAGCAGTTGGTATCCCacctataaaacaaaataacagcAATGTTCACAAAAAATTAAGGCCACCATTGAAGGATGgaagatagatagatagatagggagggagggagggagggagaaatTTACAGTGACGATGGCAGTGAGTGCTAGAAAATGGGAGTCTAAAACGGTTCCCATTTTGAGGGGATTACGTTGTACTTCTCTATAGTTTTGTTCGATCTATAAAGACtgattttttcagtttgttgACTTCATTTGTCAGCTTCATTTATGCTTATGGGGTGTCTCTTCTTTTACTTTCTCTTGCCATAAAAATGTGTGGATGATAAGAGAGAGGTATTATGGGGTTGGGATTTGAacaccgttttttttttttgctttttttagcATTCAAAGTTTTCAATTCATTCCATTTTCCTCTCTCATTGGGCTTTGGCGATGGGAACATTTCAAActaaccacttttttttttttttttttgtatttttaatttcctttcatttccaactgctttatatataatttttccatGATAAGATTATAGTTTATAAATTCCTGAGGTGACTAGTTCGGGTTTTAGATTTTAATCAGGTTATCAGATTTTAATAGGTTATGGGGTTGttcgaatcaatttttttttttttaaaaaatcaaaataatattattttagttaaaaaaaaacaaaaatcaaagggTTGTAATTTGATTAACCTACCCggttatacttgattttttcttttttttttaacccagtTCTATTTCAGTTCCGGATCGGTCAGGTCCCAGATCGATCCATCAAGTTGAGCCGAGTTTCAAAATTATGGATAAGATTATCCTAAAGTCATTTTCACTTAAACTAAGTTTCTCTTGATGTAATTTTAAGACAAAACTTTCATGTTAATCTAAGCATATTTAGAAAATTTCAATAAGTTTTATCATTGTTTCTAAGATTTACGTGATAGAATTTAAACTTCCTATAATCCATAAGAGTTTCCCAAAGGTTCTGATGAGACCCCCCTTGCGCCATAAGCCCATAACTAATGAAAGCTAAAAGGAAATCCcaatattttcttcacttttgCATGCCTACTctcatttttcaaattaattattaactgtaaagtaaaaaaaaaaagttatttgtgttttttaaaaaaaaattattttttaatattaaattatttttaattgagttattatactttaataatacaaattaatctGGTTTGACTTTActcatttttatatcatatttttagttaaaatttttataaatttcatcttttaatattgggttcgacaaagataattgaaaattgagtttcataatattttttttatgatctctATGAAATTATATCAGTTTTATGATCAAAGTCACAGATTTTCCAGGTTAATCAAggttaaatcaaattattattatttttttcattctatgAAGTTATATTAGTCTAATGACCTGTGTCATGGATTTGACAGATTGATTcgagttgttttttatgttttttttaatttatttattttttgatctcatcttttaatattgggttgattagggattgaaatttgtaattttttttaattttttttttcatgaggttatctcgatcttatGACCTGGGTCACAAGTTTGACATATTTAATTCTAGTTGcttttttaggttcttttttaattgatcttttattttttttaatttcatcattcaacattaaattgattggaaattaagcttcataatttattttaatttattttctatgaaattatcatAGCATCATAACTTAAGTCACAGATTTGACATATTAACCGGTGATAATCCAAGTCAATCTAGTATGTtgttatcttattttatatatatatatatatatatatatatatatatatatatatatcatcttgaaattgtttttagtcaaactatgtttttacaGTTGTAAGGGTTTTTTTTGGACCCGCAAAACaacttctaaaatatattttttatttagagaaAAATTAATCCTGTCCATAACATAATACAAATGATTAtgtaatttcttcaaaaatctcCAATCACACatcttttgaatataaaaaattgcacAGGAAAGTTtatcactttcttttcttttttgttgtataTGATTAGTCAATTGCGGGTTATCCATCCAAAAtgccaaaagaaaaggacaaatgGGAATCAAAATGAAAGTATTATCAATGAACATCCATCTGCTTTTCCTTGTTTCGGACCCTTAATTCATCAAGGAGCAAAACCGAATTCTGTTCCTCCATGCTTTTTGCCTAgttgaaggaaagaaaacaatcaGAAACTTGAGACAACAAATAGCCAAGTTACTATCTTCCCCTTCTTTGCTCTCCTCATCATTATTTCCATTATCTTCAAACACTAAATCATTCTTCTCGTCATCAAATTCATTTCGAGAACCTGTAACTTGAGGGAGGTTGACTCCATTATCAGAGGAACAAAGTTTCGGAGATTCACAGAACTACCATGGATTAAGGTGAAGAAATTTTGCGTGGACTAAACCTCCATCCTTGTTTCAGTAGCATGACCAAACCCATCCCATGCGCCATCTTTTTTCCCACAACGAGACTGCCAATTTCTCCAACGCATCCTCTGACTTTGGAAACCTCCAGAATTTTGCAATCACTCTACGTACTTCCTTGCATAAAATATGCATCAGGAAGCTTGATAGATAGGTGCAGCAGAAGCTACGGACTTGGCTTTGGCAGCAGGGACAATACAGAATGTGTTGTTTGGGAGGGCCAAGATGtacattttcattttggttggggtGGCTATTACATTTTCAAAATGTGACTTATTTGAGAAGTTTCAAAGAATAAGGGGAATATTGAAGTTTTTTGTAAACTTGGGTGAGGCGACACGGCCACCCCCATTCGTCCCTGTTTCACAGCATCAGAAAATAGCTTTGCATCCTTTGCCTCCGCAAATATCTGCCTTTCTGGACCTGTGGAAAAGTCAAGTTAGTCCCAAATAAGCATTGAGAGCTTAGACCTAATGTGTATAAGCTCCATCAAATAAACCATGGCCATTCTTACACAAGTTCAAGACTTTTTACTGAAGAATATTGACTTGTGAAAGTTGAATTGCTGGCCGCTAAGATCCTTCTCACTGCAAGGGATTTAGGGTCCAAAATACGCTTCTCAGAACAATTCTACGTTGCCCGACGAGTCACCTAGATGATTGACTTCCAAAATGCTGGCGACAAGTTTTTTTCCCCTGGGATCATTGCGCTTGCTGTCTTGTCTTTATGGCAGCAGGAAGTTCACGTCATTTTTTAACTTGCCTCGGCTTCCATGGCCAAAAAAAAGGTTTACAACTACTGACTTGCTTCTCCAGTTCATGAAATTTCTGAGATGCAATGTATCGGCTGGGAAATGAAAAGAAACTATTGAAGAACAAAACGTTGATTACaacaattttcaaattaatttttacaaacaaatatacaaCCTTGAGAATGGCTGAACAAGAATATAACAAAACAAGAaaggtaaaaacaaagaaaaagaatcacAGTCATCTCAAATCAAAGTATATGTCTGGTCTTCGACCAGTCTCTATCATTCTTGTCCCACGAACTTGCCTCCATTTTTGGCAATCCAATGAGTTAATGTTCAGTTTGGTCCCTAACTTGCTCTGCTAGCCTGCCCGGTCTTCAGCTTCTTGCGACAGCTGAACCTTCTCACGCCCACTTCTCAATGATGCATTTGGTCTGGGCACTTGCGGACCAGTTACAGGCTTCTGCAATGGCTTCAGCGCAGCCATGATTTCTGTGAATGTTGGCCTTAATTTTGGATCTCTGCGGTTTTAAGAAATGTCAAATGTCAATTTTACATCgattaagtaaataaataaataaagaacataTCCAAGTAAAACTATATGCCATGTCTTTAGCAGAAGCTGCTGCTTTTGACACAAAAGCATCCAGACCCAATAACTGATATTTTCTCAAGATGATGTTTTAATGTTCAAATatgaaaatgagagaaaaggGGCCTTGAAGTTCGTTACAGCATGTTCAGTGGAACTACCAGTTTTCATTGGTATAAGTATAGCTTCCATAAGTAGAAACTCTTTATACTCTAGTTTAACTCAaccaaaaatataaaccaaagcATGTTTGCAGACAGTGGTATCAAActgaaaaataagaagaaatcaGGTGCATGCAGAGCAGTGGGTATAAAAGgacccaaataaataaatactcacGTCTTCCAGCAGTTCCTAATAATATCTGCAATTGCAGGATCCATATCATTTGGAATGTCGAGGCGGCGATGTTGAAATCCAACCGCACCAACAACTTGCATTGGGTTCATTCCACCCCATGGTTGTTGCAATGTAGAGAGCTCCCATAATATAACCCCGAAGCTATAAACATCACACCTGCATATTCATTCTTACTTTAATATAAGCATATAATGAAAAGTTcataaacattaaaacaaaGTTTAGAAATATTTGCATACTTTTCGTCTGAAGGTTCATTTCTTAGCACTTCTGGGGCCATCCACTCAGCCTGAAAAGTCATGTAAgaggaatttgattttttatgagtgACAGTTTTAATAGCAGAATACCAACAGGTGATTATTCAAGGAAATGAGGAACCagattgcaataaaaaatattaatagatgtAAATGGCATAGCAGAAGCGCCTTTTGGATTCAATGTGTAACACACGATGTTCTACTCAAAGGTACCAAGTGCTACATGGTTCATTTAGAATATGCCTAACATTATGACCCATAAATTTCACAATGCATTCAAAATTTTTCACCAACTTATTTCAGAATTTGgtctattaatatgtttttctttcataaattaAGCTTGGAATAGCTAATGAAGAGTATCCAACTCCATTTCAATCTCAAATTATCGGAAGGTTCTTTTCCTTGTCCCTTTCTCACCAATGCTTCGAATTTGTTTCTCTTTATTCATCTCTTCCTCTTTCATCACATTCAACGTGcactaaaaccaaaaaactacTAGTCCAGATCTTATTCAACTAATAAAGAATATTAGTGGTTATTAGATTTGAAGATAATTATCCCTAacacattttaatatattggtaCAAATCcttcaatataataaaaattactgaTAGTGAACAATCTCATATAATcattataatgttatttttaaaatataaatccatATGATGCATGGGCAAAATGCTATTACTTGCTTGTATCTACACATACATAAATACATAATACATAGCTAAAACATAAAAAGGTACAGCTTATCTGGCACAGCTTACCGTTCCTGCAGTTGATCTTGAAGAGAGAAATGTGCTGTGCTTCATCCTCGATAATCCAAAATCACATACCTAAATAagtaaatgaaaaggaaaaggactTTCAAAGTCATGCTGGGTAAAACTTGGGAAATAAAAAACGCATGGAATatatttcaaatgttttttcaaagaaGTTGGTGAAAAGATAGACACCTTAACTACCCAATTTTTATCAACCAGAAGATTGGGGGACTTCAAATCTCGGTGTACTATCATTGGGGTGCAGTTGTGCAAATAATTCATTCCCCGAgcctgaaaattttcaattatgcaAAAGAGAACCTCCAATGAACTCAGcaggataaataaaatttatactatttgatatttgaatataggtcaaaatttaaaaaatcatacagCATCGAAGGCCATCCTCAAACGCCTCCGCTCATCCAATTGATTGTTAGGCCGGTGAAGTAATCTATACAAGCTACCTCTGCAAAATATTAGCATGCTTCAATACACCCCAACTAACATGAATATTTGGTATAGAAAAACTACAGCTCTTAACTCAAAGGCAAGGAAACTGCAACTCTTGTTGAAATCTTGTCAATAAACTAGAATACAGCTTCCAGGAAAAAGACTACAGTGAGTTTGgctaggaaaaaaaacactG
The sequence above is drawn from the Populus alba chromosome 15, ASM523922v2, whole genome shotgun sequence genome and encodes:
- the LOC118050968 gene encoding uncharacterized protein isoform X2, producing the protein MGTVLDSHFLALTAIVTVGYQLLFFVITALLKFDKVTDFAGSTNFIILAVLTLVLKGTWHFRQVVLSFLVVSWGLRLGLFLLLRILQWGEDRRFDEMRSNLGKLAVFWIFQAVWVWTVSLPVTVVNGIDRDPSVQAADIIGWIMWSVGVSVEATADQQKLTFKNAPENRGKWCNVGLWNISRHPNYFGEILLWWGIFVASAPVLEGAEWLVVLGPIFLTLLLLFVSGIPLLEQSADKKFGNVAAYRAYKRTTSPLIPLPQAVYRSIPSWFKSVFLFEFPLYSRNFPEEGST
- the LOC118050968 gene encoding uncharacterized protein isoform X1, coding for MGTVLDSHFLALTAIVTVGYQLLFFVITALLKFDKVTDFAGSTNFIILAVLTLVLKGTWHFRQVVLSFLVVSWGLRLGLFLLLRILQWGEDRRFDEMRSNLGKLAVFWIFQAVWVWTVSLPVTVVNGIDRDPSVQAADIIGWIMWSVGVSVEATADQQKLTFKNAPENRGKWCNVGLWNISRHPNYFGEILLWWGIFVASAPVLEGAEWLVVLGPIFLTLLLLFVSGIPLLEQSADKKFGNVAAYRAYKRTTSPLIPLPQAVYRSIPSWFKSVFLFEFPLYSRNFPEEGSTWNRTRQGGGSDGSKIG